A genome region from Sphingobium sp. WTD-1 includes the following:
- a CDS encoding AAA family ATPase, which translates to MIIKSLEVANFRKFRDPLRVEGFTDGLNVVVEPNETGKSTLLEALRAAFFVRYSAKTELVRSYVPIGDDVAPRVSVGFHIGEDAWTLEKQFMKSASVRLSGASGRKESDAAEEALQELLGFERGNNRGTDPETRGPLGLLWVEQATALAVENPNRIVRDTVRGVLEAEVGAVTGGRRFDAIRSNVETAYSALRTPSTGKSKGDLAAAETRLADAIAARQAAEAVFRDYEGTLADLETAKSRLKILERDLVDPEAVEQRRKLEDDLKTAETAALRHSAAEAQLGQADAIVTTASAAMRRLDAADGRLNSARKALETAKGSLEEARSNAEKLSEEERALRQALDDARQETEEHELALAGARDRARIFATAAGARRAIDARRALDDLEARERELKQASADRIDADELGKVAEYELAAIQARARFEAGAVKVEVELNEGSALRIDGETVEVASIEVLKATRFELGTAGSVTVRPPEGASLSIEADLAAADGERDAALRRLGIRSHSEGITRNERAAAAERELVALQKQIASACPGDASIALAPGADALKAFVASLGEDLIDAVAPVDDIAALEGAVTEAKLSEATASGRREDAREALSKAERVKATADADHGSAHREMEAASEYLRTVTDAGDREKLAADLQSAQRDRTAKFESAEKAKAGTEAFDPEAIRRRIDNIDRAARRAGEERLELTASIAALEAAVAREGTSGPAGRMAEARENEEAGATSLERLRREADTLDMLRKALTQAADEASRTFLAPVTARAGRYIQQLLPGSDLSFNEELGLAGVTRAGIDEACGDLSRGTQEQLAILTRLAFADLLLEDGAPISLILDDPLVYSDDIRLETMTDILQEASKRMQVILLTCRSKAFRHVEANRIVLR; encoded by the coding sequence ATGATCATCAAAAGTCTAGAGGTTGCGAACTTCCGCAAGTTCCGCGATCCCCTTCGCGTCGAGGGCTTCACCGACGGTCTCAACGTCGTTGTCGAGCCCAACGAGACGGGTAAATCGACCTTGCTGGAAGCCCTCCGTGCTGCGTTTTTCGTTCGATACTCTGCCAAAACCGAACTGGTGCGGTCCTATGTTCCGATCGGTGACGACGTCGCGCCAAGAGTGTCGGTTGGCTTCCACATCGGAGAGGATGCCTGGACGCTCGAAAAGCAGTTTATGAAGTCGGCGTCCGTCCGCCTCTCCGGGGCCAGCGGCCGCAAGGAGAGCGATGCCGCTGAGGAGGCGCTGCAAGAGCTGCTGGGGTTCGAGCGGGGTAACAATAGGGGGACTGACCCGGAAACCCGCGGTCCGCTCGGCCTACTTTGGGTGGAGCAGGCCACTGCGCTGGCGGTCGAGAATCCGAACCGCATCGTGCGTGACACGGTCAGGGGCGTCCTTGAGGCCGAAGTGGGGGCGGTTACGGGAGGCCGTCGGTTCGATGCGATCCGGTCCAACGTTGAGACCGCATATTCCGCACTTAGAACTCCCTCAACCGGGAAGTCGAAGGGCGATCTGGCGGCTGCCGAAACACGGCTCGCCGACGCGATCGCAGCGCGCCAAGCTGCCGAAGCCGTGTTTCGCGACTATGAGGGCACGCTTGCCGACCTCGAAACTGCGAAGTCACGCTTGAAGATCTTGGAGCGCGATCTCGTCGATCCCGAGGCGGTCGAGCAGCGTCGCAAACTCGAGGACGATCTGAAGACCGCTGAAACGGCAGCGCTTCGACATTCGGCTGCCGAGGCGCAGCTCGGTCAGGCTGATGCTATCGTGACAACCGCTTCGGCGGCGATGCGGCGCCTTGACGCTGCTGATGGCCGGCTGAACTCTGCCAGAAAAGCCCTCGAGACGGCGAAAGGATCGCTGGAAGAGGCTCGCTCCAACGCCGAGAAGTTGAGCGAGGAGGAGAGGGCTCTGCGTCAGGCGCTCGATGATGCCAGACAGGAGACGGAAGAGCATGAGTTGGCACTGGCGGGTGCTCGTGATCGTGCCCGTATATTTGCCACGGCTGCTGGAGCACGCAGGGCGATCGATGCTCGGCGTGCGCTTGACGATCTCGAGGCTCGGGAGAGGGAGCTGAAGCAGGCATCGGCGGATCGGATCGATGCCGATGAGCTCGGGAAGGTTGCTGAATACGAGTTGGCCGCGATCCAGGCGCGGGCGCGGTTCGAAGCCGGCGCCGTCAAGGTCGAGGTGGAATTGAACGAAGGCTCTGCCCTTCGGATCGACGGTGAAACCGTGGAGGTAGCCAGCATCGAGGTCTTGAAGGCCACCCGGTTTGAACTGGGGACTGCTGGTAGCGTGACCGTTCGTCCCCCAGAGGGGGCAAGCCTTAGCATCGAAGCGGACTTGGCTGCAGCGGACGGAGAGCGTGACGCTGCCCTGAGGCGGCTTGGGATCAGATCGCATTCCGAGGGCATCACGCGAAACGAGCGTGCGGCAGCGGCCGAACGGGAACTCGTGGCTCTGCAAAAGCAGATCGCGTCTGCGTGCCCTGGTGACGCGTCGATCGCGCTGGCGCCTGGTGCTGATGCACTGAAGGCGTTCGTTGCGTCTCTGGGCGAGGATCTCATCGATGCGGTCGCGCCGGTGGACGACATCGCTGCCCTCGAAGGGGCGGTGACGGAGGCCAAGCTGTCTGAGGCGACCGCATCTGGCCGACGTGAGGATGCAAGGGAGGCGCTGTCGAAGGCGGAACGCGTCAAGGCGACGGCTGATGCCGATCACGGAAGTGCGCATCGCGAGATGGAAGCGGCGAGCGAGTACCTCCGGACTGTGACCGATGCTGGCGACCGGGAGAAACTGGCAGCGGACCTTCAGTCCGCGCAGCGCGATCGGACTGCCAAGTTCGAATCTGCGGAGAAGGCGAAAGCGGGGACCGAGGCATTCGATCCTGAGGCCATCCGTCGGCGCATCGATAACATCGATCGCGCTGCGCGGCGGGCCGGAGAGGAGCGTCTCGAACTCACCGCATCGATCGCAGCGCTCGAAGCCGCAGTTGCAAGGGAGGGAACAAGCGGGCCTGCAGGAAGGATGGCGGAGGCGCGTGAGAATGAGGAGGCCGGAGCGACTTCCCTCGAGCGCCTCAGGCGCGAGGCGGATACGCTCGACATGCTGCGGAAAGCCCTGACGCAGGCGGCGGACGAGGCTTCTAGGACGTTCCTTGCACCCGTGACGGCACGTGCGGGGCGCTACATTCAGCAACTTCTGCCGGGTAGCGATTTGTCGTTCAACGAAGAGCTCGGGCTCGCTGGGGTGACACGGGCTGGGATCGACGAGGCGTGTGGCGACCTTAGTCGGGGAACACAGGAGCAATTGGCGATCCTGACTCGTCTGGCGTTCGCAGACCTGCTGTTGGAGGATGGAGCACCGATTTCCCTCATACTGGATGATCCATTGGTCTATTCGGACGACATCCGGCTGGAGACGATGACGGACATCCTGCAGGAGGCGTCCAAACGGATGCAGGTCATCTTGCTAACTTGCAGGTCCAAGGCATTTCGTCATGTCGAAGCTAACCGGATCGTGCTCAGATGA
- a CDS encoding PaaI family thioesterase, with translation MVTESHSASLRLHLSQAQVSTFLDEAFPTSARANLGEVVSLDLNHLRMRLEPDHSMMRPGDLVSGPTLMGLVDVAAYAVIAAHHGAEAMAVTNSLSIAFLRGCEFKTVFADARLLKLGRRLATVDVRLWQDNEERLIAQSTVGYALP, from the coding sequence ATGGTAACAGAATCACACTCAGCTTCGCTGCGGCTACATCTGTCGCAGGCTCAGGTTTCGACGTTTCTCGACGAGGCTTTCCCAACATCTGCTCGCGCAAATCTCGGCGAGGTGGTCAGCTTGGATTTGAACCATCTGCGGATGCGGCTTGAACCGGATCACTCCATGATGAGGCCCGGTGACCTTGTTTCGGGTCCGACCTTGATGGGGCTCGTGGATGTAGCCGCGTACGCCGTTATTGCTGCCCATCACGGAGCAGAAGCAATGGCAGTGACGAACTCGCTGTCCATAGCTTTCCTTCGAGGTTGCGAGTTTAAGACAGTCTTTGCCGACGCTCGTCTGCTCAAGTTGGGAAGGCGGCTTGCAACGGTTGACGTGCGGCTATGGCAGGACAATGAGGAGCGCCTTATTGCTCAGTCGACGGTTGGTTACGCCCTTCCATAG
- a CDS encoding DMT family transporter — protein MFNRHVSALLPTTAFVLLWSSGAIVSEIGLQHGSAFALLILRYGLALAVLVAAAIYNRKLVPEQGSRWRVAFIGFSIAGVYSVCYLLAMEHGVTPGALATILGVQPIITVLLTERKAGVLRILGLLLALGGLATVVGDGLVASRFEPLGLVFALLALLGITFGSIAQKRETQAPWVVLPMQYAVGLSLACSVAPFAGVEATWNAPFVLSGIWLGLVISVGTTFLLYRLIARGNLVNVTSLFYLVPGVTALMDWVLLGNPMSHWAIGGLLLIMLGLAVTFRSKAV, from the coding sequence ATGTTCAATCGACATGTGTCGGCGCTTCTGCCGACCACGGCGTTCGTCTTGCTTTGGAGCAGCGGTGCCATCGTTTCCGAAATCGGGCTACAGCATGGCTCGGCCTTCGCATTGCTGATCCTGCGATATGGCCTGGCTCTCGCCGTTCTTGTCGCTGCGGCGATTTACAACCGCAAACTTGTGCCGGAGCAAGGAAGCAGGTGGCGCGTGGCATTTATCGGCTTCTCAATCGCGGGCGTCTATTCCGTTTGCTACCTTCTGGCCATGGAGCACGGCGTTACGCCAGGAGCGCTTGCGACCATCCTTGGCGTCCAACCGATCATCACCGTTCTGTTAACTGAGCGTAAGGCGGGAGTGTTGCGCATACTCGGTCTACTTCTGGCGCTCGGTGGCTTGGCCACGGTCGTCGGTGATGGTCTGGTCGCCTCAAGGTTCGAGCCGCTTGGGCTCGTATTTGCGTTGCTGGCCCTTCTTGGGATTACCTTCGGTTCAATCGCTCAAAAGCGCGAGACGCAAGCGCCTTGGGTGGTCCTTCCCATGCAATATGCCGTCGGCCTGTCGCTTGCATGCAGCGTAGCACCGTTTGCCGGCGTCGAAGCCACATGGAATGCGCCGTTCGTGCTGTCAGGCATATGGCTCGGGCTGGTAATATCCGTAGGCACCACCTTCCTGCTTTATCGACTGATTGCCCGCGGAAATCTAGTGAACGTGACTAGCCTCTTCTACCTCGTGCCCGGCGTCACGGCCCTGATGGATTGGGTCTTGCTCGGCAACCCTATGTCCCATTGGGCGATCGGTGGACTGCTACTGATCATGCTCGGACTCGCGGTGACATTCCGGTCTAAAGCAGTCTGA